A single region of the Buchnera aphidicola (Nipponaphis monzeni) genome encodes:
- a CDS encoding oxidative damage protection protein, producing the protein MKKKIFCTFLKKYANKQSFQIYPGKIGKRIYNEISQKAWDKWMIQQTMIINEKKLNMTNINDQKEIKKNMINFLFNKENI; encoded by the coding sequence ATGAAAAAAAAAATTTTTTGCACTTTTTTAAAAAAATATGCTAATAAACAAAGTTTTCAAATATATCCAGGAAAAATTGGAAAACGTATTTATAATGAAATATCACAAAAAGCATGGGACAAATGGATGATACAGCAAACTATGATAATCAATGAAAAAAAATTAAACATGACAAATATAAATGATCAAAAAGAAATAAAAAAAAATATGATAAATTTCCTATTTAACAAAGAAAACATATAA
- the sbcB gene encoding exodeoxyribonuclease I, producing the protein MKKLCTFIFYDYETFGLHTALDKPAQFSSVSTDFYFNVIDKEKVLYCYPPIDYFPNLESVLLTGITPIYTRKIGVNEAIFSKKISYIFNKPNSCILGYNNINFDDEFTRNIFYRNLIDPYSWSWKNNNSRWDILILLRSCYVLRPEILKWFKNSKGIVSFKLQDITYINNIYHRNMHDATSDVYATIEIAKLIRRANPKFFNFLFRYRLKKETIQLVMSNNKNIFLYISNFFGYKCNYMGIITIIDWHIKNKNILIAFDLSKDVFELIKYFNINQKSILDNKKLFEKGIVFISVNKCPVLLPVIVLRKQDKIRLNINLNYYFRQLIFIKQNSHFFKKIVQKMCEIKNCKTSKNVDLKLYDSFLNFNDSLLIKKIRLMSPMFLSKQLLKFREDRMNEIFFRYKARNFPENLTNAEQLNWKNYCYQYFNFNTLKEYEYLLKKNVLIYNNNIHKFSLLKDMIIYYKNIISKIKN; encoded by the coding sequence ATGAAAAAATTATGTACTTTTATTTTTTATGATTACGAAACATTTGGTTTACATACAGCTTTAGATAAACCAGCACAATTTTCGAGTGTTAGTACGGATTTTTATTTTAATGTTATTGATAAAGAAAAGGTTTTATATTGTTACCCTCCAATAGATTATTTTCCTAACCTAGAATCTGTATTGTTAACTGGTATTACTCCAATTTATACTCGAAAAATTGGTGTGAACGAGGCAATTTTTTCTAAAAAAATTAGTTATATTTTTAATAAACCTAATAGTTGTATTTTAGGTTATAATAACATTAATTTTGATGATGAATTTACTAGAAACATTTTTTATAGAAATTTAATTGATCCATATTCTTGGAGTTGGAAGAATAATAATTCTAGATGGGATATATTGATATTATTAAGATCTTGTTATGTTTTACGTCCTGAAATTTTAAAATGGTTTAAAAATTCTAAAGGAATAGTAAGTTTTAAATTACAAGATATTACTTATATCAATAATATATATCATCGAAATATGCATGATGCAACTTCTGACGTTTATGCTACAATTGAAATTGCAAAATTAATAAGAAGGGCAAATCCTAAATTTTTTAATTTTTTATTTAGATATCGTTTAAAAAAAGAAACTATACAACTTGTTATGTCAAATAATAAAAATATTTTTTTATATATATCTAACTTTTTTGGTTATAAATGTAATTATATGGGTATAATTACAATTATTGACTGGCATATAAAAAATAAAAATATTTTAATTGCTTTTGATTTATCTAAAGATGTTTTTGAGTTAATTAAATATTTTAATATTAATCAGAAATCTATACTAGATAACAAAAAACTTTTTGAAAAAGGTATTGTTTTTATTTCTGTTAATAAATGTCCAGTATTATTGCCTGTTATCGTATTAAGAAAACAAGACAAAATTAGATTAAATATAAATTTAAATTATTATTTTCGACAGTTAATATTTATTAAACAGAATAGTCATTTTTTTAAGAAAATAGTACAAAAAATGTGTGAAATTAAGAATTGTAAAACTTCAAAAAATGTAGATTTAAAGCTTTATGATAGTTTTTTAAATTTTAATGATTCTTTGTTGATAAAAAAAATACGATTGATGTCTCCCATGTTTTTGTCAAAACAATTGCTCAAATTCCGTGAAGATCGTATGAATGAAATTTTTTTTCGTTATAAAGCTAGAAATTTTCCAGAAAATTTAACTAATGCAGAACAATTAAATTGGAAAAATTATTGTTATCAATATTTTAATTTTAATACTTTAAAAGAATATGAATATTTATTAAAAAAAAATGTGCTTATTTATAATAACAACATTCACAAATTTTCTTTGTTAAAAGATATGATTATATATTATAAAAATATAATTTCTAAAATTAAAAATTAA
- the dut gene encoding dUTP diphosphatase, with amino-acid sequence MKNIDIKIIDSRIGKNFPFPTYFNKGAAGIDLCVCTTTNLYLKKNTTQLLPTGIAIFIKNPEISAIIIPRSGIGHKHGIILGNSIGLIDSDYQGEIMVSVWNRSDTIFCVKPGMRIAQIVFLPIIKVNFNIVTNFSLSCRGGKGFGHSGY; translated from the coding sequence ATGAAAAACATTGATATAAAGATAATAGATTCTAGGATAGGAAAAAATTTTCCGTTTCCTACTTATTTTAATAAAGGTGCTGCTGGAATAGATTTATGCGTTTGTACTACTACAAACCTTTATTTAAAAAAAAATACAACACAATTATTACCTACTGGTATAGCTATTTTTATTAAAAATCCTGAAATTTCTGCTATCATTATACCAAGATCTGGGATAGGGCACAAACATGGTATTATTTTAGGGAATTCTATAGGTTTGATTGATTCAGATTATCAAGGGGAAATTATGGTATCTGTTTGGAATAGAAGTGATACTATTTTTTGTGTTAAACCAGGAATGCGTATTGCTCAAATAGTTTTTTTACCTATTATTAAAGTGAATTTTAATATAGTTACTAATTTTTCTTTAAGTTGTAGAGGGGGTAAAGGTTTCGGTCATTCAGGATACTAA
- the rplI gene encoding 50S ribosomal protein L9 — protein sequence MKVILMTNMKKLGLEGEIVNVKSGYARNFLIPKEKVILATKNNIKILKVKKYELQLKVEKAILYAKKRIELIVSLGNIKVYSKSGKEGKLFGSINRKDIIKKINLLGCKISKNEINILNGPIRTLGRYKVIFEPYININTTFDVEVIAQK from the coding sequence ATGAAAGTAATTTTAATGACTAATATGAAAAAATTAGGATTAGAAGGAGAAATTGTTAATGTTAAGTCTGGATATGCTCGGAATTTTTTAATTCCTAAAGAAAAAGTAATATTAGCAACTAAAAATAACATTAAAATATTAAAAGTAAAAAAATATGAATTACAATTAAAAGTGGAAAAAGCAATTTTATATGCTAAAAAAAGAATTGAATTAATAGTTTCGCTAGGTAATATAAAAGTATATTCTAAATCAGGTAAAGAAGGAAAGCTTTTTGGTTCTATTAATAGAAAAGATATAATAAAAAAAATTAATTTATTAGGTTGTAAAATTAGTAAAAATGAAATTAATATACTAAATGGTCCTATACGTACATTAGGTAGATACAAAGTAATTTTTGAACCCTATATTAATATTAATACTACTTTTGATGTTGAAGTTATTGCACAAAAATAG
- the rpsR gene encoding 30S ribosomal protein S18, which produces MARYFRRRKFCRFTSEKVDKIDYKDIVILKNYITESGKIVPSRITGTKARYQRQLSQAIKRARYLSLIPYTDHHK; this is translated from the coding sequence ATGGCTCGATATTTTAGAAGAAGAAAATTTTGTCGATTTACTTCTGAAAAAGTAGATAAAATAGATTACAAAGATATTGTAATATTAAAAAATTATATAACTGAAAGTGGTAAAATTGTTCCAAGTCGTATAACAGGTACTAAAGCAAGATATCAGCGTCAATTATCTCAAGCTATTAAAAGAGCTCGTTATTTATCTTTGATTCCTTATACAGATCATCATAAATAA
- the rpsF gene encoding 30S ribosomal protein S6 — translation MRHYEIILIIHPNQSEKISEIVKCYSNIIINSKGKIHRLEDWGRRQLAYSINKLHKAHYILINIEVNPELIHELENKFRYDDSIIRNLIITTKNAVTGASPMLKILEENKDSKVGLNKINS, via the coding sequence ATGCGTCATTATGAAATTATCCTTATAATTCATCCTAACCAAAGTGAAAAAATTTCTGAAATTGTTAAGTGTTATAGTAATATTATTATTAATAGTAAAGGCAAAATACATAGATTAGAAGATTGGGGCAGACGTCAGTTGGCTTATTCTATTAACAAATTACATAAAGCTCATTATATTTTGATTAATATTGAAGTAAATCCAGAATTAATTCATGAATTAGAAAATAAATTTAGATATGATGATTCTATTATAAGAAATTTAATTATTACTACAAAAAATGCAGTGACTGGTGCATCTCCAATGCTTAAGATTTTAGAAGAAAACAAAGATTCAAAGGTAGGTTTGAATAAAATTAATTCTTAA
- a CDS encoding ribonuclease R family protein, producing the protein MDISTIIKNIIHKNSIPESWSDKLKQEILNYKNSNIISNITRIDLRTLDFITIDEEDAKDFDDAIFCKSLVGNRWNLIVAISDVSYYVRPNTYIDEEAKKRGASIYFPSKVISMLPKQLSNNICSIIPHEDRLCLVCDIIISTDLEKVLEYKFYEAVINSKARLSYNIVWKIWNKNQFWCRKYKKLLISINNLYQMYLILKKINELEKCIFFKIHESKVVLDNRFKVKKIFIHQKNLVHQLIELCMILANILAATYIIQNNKVLLFRVHSYPIKSNILNMRLILKKFNLPIHIQSNVSSVDYIHFLTMIKKHPCDQIIQKILLRSMNKAIYSNKNVGHFGLGLMSYTHFTSPIRRYSDLIIHRIIKYLLYCNKKSYTNRYYTGGYLYTEEHIKYLGDYLSNLENRIEKVTRHVLDQIKCHFLKIKMKNIHQGVIHTITSFGLFVELDKFHIDGLLRLSSLKDDFYIFYPNKNQLIGKKNKKKYHVGDILNVKIIKINVKNNMIELKII; encoded by the coding sequence ATGGATATTTCAACTATAATAAAAAATATAATTCATAAAAATTCTATTCCTGAAAGTTGGTCTGATAAGTTAAAGCAAGAAATTTTAAATTATAAAAATAGTAATATTATATCAAATATTACAAGAATAGATTTAAGAACATTAGATTTTATAACTATTGATGAAGAAGACGCAAAAGACTTTGATGATGCAATTTTTTGTAAATCTCTTGTAGGAAATAGATGGAATTTAATAGTAGCTATTTCTGATGTTAGTTATTATGTTAGACCTAACACTTACATTGATGAAGAAGCTAAAAAAAGAGGGGCATCAATATATTTTCCTTCTAAAGTTATATCTATGCTACCAAAACAACTATCTAATAATATTTGCTCTATAATTCCTCATGAAGATAGGTTATGTTTAGTATGTGATATTATTATTTCTACAGATTTAGAAAAAGTACTTGAATATAAATTTTATGAAGCTGTGATTAACTCTAAAGCTCGTCTTAGTTATAATATTGTTTGGAAAATATGGAATAAAAATCAATTTTGGTGTAGAAAATATAAAAAATTGTTAATTTCAATAAATAATTTATATCAAATGTATTTAATTTTAAAAAAAATTAATGAATTAGAAAAGTGTATTTTTTTTAAAATTCATGAATCAAAAGTTGTGTTAGATAATCGGTTTAAAGTTAAAAAGATATTTATTCATCAAAAAAATTTAGTTCATCAGTTAATTGAATTATGTATGATTTTAGCAAATATATTAGCAGCTACATATATTATTCAAAATAATAAAGTACTTTTGTTTAGAGTTCATAGTTATCCTATTAAAAGTAATATTTTAAATATGCGATTGATATTAAAAAAATTTAATTTACCTATTCATATTCAAAGTAATGTATCATCAGTTGATTATATACATTTTTTAACTATGATTAAAAAACATCCATGTGATCAAATTATTCAAAAAATATTATTACGTTCAATGAACAAAGCAATTTATAGTAATAAAAATGTAGGGCATTTTGGTTTAGGTTTAATGTCGTATACACATTTTACATCTCCTATTAGACGGTATTCTGATTTAATTATACATAGAATTATTAAATATTTACTATATTGTAATAAAAAAAGTTATACTAACAGATATTATACAGGTGGTTATTTATATACTGAAGAACATATTAAATATTTAGGTGATTATTTATCTAATCTTGAAAATCGTATAGAAAAAGTTACTAGGCATGTACTTGATCAAATAAAATGTCATTTTTTAAAAATTAAGATGAAAAATATACATCAAGGTGTAATTCATACTATTACTTCTTTTGGTTTATTTGTAGAGCTAGATAAATTTCATATTGATGGATTGTTACGTTTATCAAGTTTAAAAGATGATTTTTATATATTTTACCCTAATAAAAATCAATTAATTGGTAAAAAAAATAAAAAAAAATATCATGTAGGAGACATTTTAAATGTCAAAATTATAAAAATAAATGTTAAAAATAATATGATAGAATTAAAGATAATTTAA
- a CDS encoding adenylosuccinate synthase: MAKNVVVLGMQWGDEGKGKIVDFLTEKVKYIVRYQGGHNAGHTIIVNNNRIILHLIPSGILNKHKICIIGNGVVVSPSALVKEINMLKKHNVSIKNRLIISGYCSLVLKYHVAMDKAREEIDKIGTTGCGIGPAYEDKVARRSLRIGDLNNENFVISSLEKVLRYYNHQLVHFYHKTPILISDVLQELLQYKDLLLDLVGDVPIILCNAIKNNLSIMFEGSQGFLLDVDHGSYPYVTSSNTISGGVTAGAGVGPTQINNVIGVSKSYTTRVGSGPFPTEILDGISTHLCTKGREFGTTTGRRRRIGWLDTVIIKRSIQINSVTSLCLTKLDVLDDLNELKICIGYKNSKTGKCNMEIPYIISDWDIIEPIYEILPGWSQSCYKITQFNLLPIEAKNYILRIEEILEIPISIVSTGPSRLDTIILKDINLR, encoded by the coding sequence ATGGCTAAAAATGTTGTAGTATTAGGTATGCAATGGGGAGATGAAGGAAAGGGGAAAATTGTTGATTTTTTAACTGAAAAAGTAAAATATATAGTTAGATATCAGGGCGGGCATAATGCAGGCCATACTATTATTGTTAATAATAACAGAATAATTTTACATTTAATACCTTCAGGAATTTTAAATAAACATAAAATATGTATTATAGGTAATGGAGTTGTAGTTTCTCCTTCAGCTTTAGTAAAAGAAATTAATATGTTAAAAAAACATAATGTTTCTATTAAGAATCGTTTAATTATTTCAGGATATTGTAGTTTAGTGTTAAAATACCATGTTGCTATGGATAAAGCTAGGGAAGAAATAGATAAAATTGGGACTACTGGTTGTGGTATTGGGCCAGCTTATGAAGATAAAGTAGCAAGAAGAAGTTTACGTATTGGTGATTTAAATAATGAAAATTTTGTAATAAGTTCTTTAGAAAAAGTATTAAGATATTACAATCATCAATTAGTACATTTTTATCATAAAACACCTATTTTAATAAGTGATGTTTTACAAGAGTTATTACAATATAAAGATTTATTATTAGATTTAGTAGGGGATGTGCCTATTATATTATGTAACGCGATTAAAAACAACTTGTCCATAATGTTTGAAGGATCACAGGGGTTTCTTTTAGATGTAGATCATGGAAGTTATCCTTACGTAACATCTTCAAATACTATATCTGGAGGAGTGACAGCAGGAGCGGGAGTTGGTCCTACACAAATTAACAATGTTATAGGAGTATCAAAATCATATACAACTCGAGTTGGGTCAGGCCCCTTCCCTACAGAGATATTAGATGGAATCAGTACACACTTATGTACAAAAGGAAGAGAATTTGGTACCACTACTGGCCGTCGTAGAAGAATAGGATGGTTAGATACAGTTATTATTAAACGAAGTATTCAAATAAATTCTGTAACTTCTTTATGTTTAACTAAATTAGATGTTTTAGATGATTTAAATGAGTTAAAAATATGTATTGGTTATAAAAATAGTAAAACTGGTAAATGTAATATGGAAATTCCATATATCATAAGTGATTGGGATATCATTGAACCTATTTATGAAATTTTACCTGGATGGAGTCAAAGTTGTTATAAAATTACACAGTTTAATTTATTACCTATAGAAGCTAAAAATTACATTCTTAGAATTGAAGAAATATTAGAAATTCCAATTAGTATAGTTTCTACAGGACCTAGTAGATTAGATACAATAATATTAAAAGATATAAATTTACGTTAA
- the miaA gene encoding tRNA (adenosine(37)-N6)-dimethylallyltransferase MiaA: MKKKFPIVIFLMGPTASGKTALAVNLQKIIPVELISVDSKLIYKEMNIGTAKIIERELNTVTHRLIDIKNPNELYSVADFYYDALKEIKKVISLGKIPLLVGGTMLYFKILLNGLAILPKRNIALRTLFLKEINEKGNIFLYKKLIQIDPLSANKIHPNDIQRILRALEVYFLSGYTLSEQLKVKHSKFPYNLFQFSIIPSNKEWLINRIQNRFKKMIEIGFEEEVKQLINKWGLTLNSPSMRCIGYSQMWLYIHKKINYNDMVLDTILSTNKLAKHQITWLRKWEDIHYLESSYQQYHIKQILNIINL; encoded by the coding sequence GTGAAAAAAAAATTTCCAATTGTAATTTTTTTAATGGGTCCTACAGCTAGTGGAAAAACTGCTCTTGCAGTTAATCTTCAAAAAATTATTCCTGTAGAATTAATTAGTGTAGATTCTAAATTAATTTATAAGGAAATGAATATTGGTACAGCTAAAATTATTGAAAGGGAATTGAATACTGTTACCCACAGATTGATAGATATTAAAAACCCAAATGAATTGTATTCAGTAGCTGATTTTTATTACGATGCTTTAAAAGAAATTAAAAAAGTTATTTCTTTAGGGAAGATACCGTTGTTGGTAGGAGGAACAATGTTATATTTTAAAATATTGTTAAATGGATTAGCTATTTTACCAAAAAGAAATATTGCATTAAGAACTCTTTTTTTAAAAGAAATAAATGAAAAGGGAAACATTTTTTTATATAAAAAATTAATACAAATAGATCCACTATCAGCTAATAAAATACATCCTAATGATATACAAAGAATTCTTAGAGCTTTAGAAGTATACTTTCTTTCAGGATACACTTTAAGTGAGCAGTTAAAAGTAAAGCACTCAAAATTTCCATATAATTTATTTCAGTTTTCAATTATTCCATCTAATAAAGAGTGGTTAATTAACAGAATTCAAAATCGATTTAAAAAAATGATAGAAATAGGTTTTGAAGAAGAAGTGAAACAATTAATTAACAAATGGGGTTTAACGTTAAATTCACCTTCAATGCGATGTATTGGTTATTCTCAAATGTGGTTGTATATACATAAAAAAATTAATTATAATGATATGGTGTTGGATACTATTTTATCAACTAATAAATTAGCTAAACATCAAATTACATGGTTACGTAAATGGGAAGATATACATTATTTAGAATCAAGTTATCAACAATATCATATTAAACAAATATTAAATATTATAAATTTATAG
- the pgi gene encoding glucose-6-phosphate isomerase, which translates to MKYLDPINTQAWVELKKHFEQIKNVHIKDLFYNDSNRFEKFSINFDNQLLVDFSKNRITSETVNKLLQLANEMKLKSSIQSMFNGEKINYTENQPVLHVALRNQIDKKMIVHGENIMSCINKSLKKMQIFSELVINKIWIGFSNKNITDIVNIGIGGSDLGPHMVYDALTPYRNYLKVHYVSNIDGSHLLNVLKKVNPETTLFIVVSKTFTTQETMINANSACNWLLKYAKHKKFISKHFCAVTMNIQKAKSFGIDEQNIFELWDWVGGRYSLWSSVGISIMLSIGFKNFMKLLEGGHAMDRHFLETDFKKNIPVLLALISVWYNNFFRMETEAILPYDQYLHRLPEYLQQANMESNGKCVNRNGKLVTWQTGPIIWGKSGTNGQHAFYQLMHQGTKIIPCDFIAAINSHNELDDHHKILLSHFFAQTKALAFGTNSDIIFNDFKNDIEFKNHALPFKVFLGNRPTNSILLKKVTPYTLGLLLALYEHKIFTQGVIFNIFSFDQWGVELGKILSKKIFVKLNKTLNISSYDSSTENLISYYKQWKE; encoded by the coding sequence ATGAAATATCTTGATCCTATAAATACACAAGCATGGGTAGAATTAAAAAAACATTTTGAACAAATTAAAAACGTACATATAAAAGATTTATTTTACAATGATTCAAATAGATTCGAAAAATTTTCTATTAATTTTGATAATCAATTATTAGTAGATTTTTCTAAAAATAGAATAACTAGTGAAACTGTTAATAAATTATTACAATTAGCTAATGAAATGAAATTAAAATCATCAATACAGTCTATGTTTAATGGAGAAAAAATTAATTATACTGAAAATCAACCTGTATTACATGTTGCGCTAAGGAACCAAATTGATAAAAAAATGATAGTTCATGGTGAAAATATTATGTCATGTATTAATAAATCTTTAAAAAAAATGCAAATATTTTCAGAATTAGTTATTAACAAGATTTGGATAGGGTTTTCTAATAAAAATATTACTGATATAGTAAACATAGGTATAGGGGGATCTGATTTAGGCCCACATATGGTTTATGATGCATTAACTCCATATCGTAACTATTTAAAAGTTCATTATGTTTCAAATATTGATGGATCTCATTTATTAAATGTTTTAAAAAAAGTAAATCCAGAAACAACATTGTTCATAGTAGTTTCAAAAACTTTTACTACTCAAGAAACTATGATTAATGCTAATAGTGCTTGTAATTGGTTATTAAAGTATGCTAAACATAAAAAATTTATATCGAAACATTTTTGTGCTGTTACTATGAATATTCAAAAAGCTAAGTCTTTTGGAATTGACGAACAGAATATTTTTGAATTATGGGATTGGGTAGGTGGTCGTTATTCTTTATGGTCTTCTGTTGGTATATCAATAATGCTTTCTATTGGTTTTAAAAATTTTATGAAACTTTTAGAAGGTGGACATGCTATGGATAGACATTTTTTAGAAACAGATTTTAAAAAAAATATTCCAGTGTTATTAGCGCTTATTAGCGTTTGGTACAATAATTTTTTTAGAATGGAAACAGAAGCTATATTACCTTATGATCAGTATTTACATAGGTTACCTGAATATTTACAGCAAGCAAATATGGAGTCTAATGGCAAATGTGTTAATAGAAATGGAAAATTAGTAACATGGCAAACAGGACCTATTATATGGGGTAAATCGGGTACAAATGGACAACATGCATTTTATCAATTAATGCATCAAGGTACAAAAATTATTCCATGTGATTTTATAGCTGCTATTAATAGTCATAATGAATTAGATGATCATCACAAAATTCTATTGTCACATTTTTTTGCTCAAACAAAGGCATTAGCATTTGGAACAAATAGTGATATCATTTTTAATGATTTTAAAAATGATATTGAATTTAAAAATCATGCTTTACCTTTTAAAGTTTTCTTGGGAAATCGGCCAACAAATTCTATTTTACTTAAAAAAGTGACACCATATACGTTAGGTTTATTATTAGCGTTATATGAACATAAAATTTTTACGCAAGGGGTAATTTTTAATATATTTAGTTTTGACCAATGGGGAGTTGAGTTAGGGAAAATACTTTCCAAAAAAATTTTTGTAAAATTAAATAAAACATTGAATATTTCTAGTTATGATTCTTCAACTGAAAATTTAATTAGTTATTACAAACAATGGAAAGAATAA
- the orn gene encoding oligoribonuclease, whose product MNKSNLIWIDLEMTGLNPEKNYILEIATLITNSHLNVIAEGPVIPIYQSEKTLNIMNNWNCTTHTKNGLITRVKNSLFNEKMAELSTINFLKKWVPENTSPMCGNSIGQDRQFLFKYMPTLELFFHYRNIDVSTLKELVYRWKPEILKKIKKNNIHSALHDIYASISELSFYKKHFIQN is encoded by the coding sequence ATGAATAAAAGTAATTTAATTTGGATTGATTTAGAAATGACTGGGTTAAACCCTGAAAAGAACTATATCTTAGAAATAGCAACTTTAATTACTAATTCTCACTTAAACGTTATAGCAGAAGGCCCTGTTATACCTATATATCAATCTGAAAAAACACTAAATATCATGAACAATTGGAATTGTACTACTCATACAAAAAATGGACTAATTACAAGAGTAAAAAATAGCCTATTTAATGAAAAAATGGCCGAATTAAGTACAATTAACTTTTTAAAAAAATGGGTACCAGAAAATACATCGCCTATGTGTGGCAATTCAATTGGCCAAGATCGACAATTTTTGTTCAAATATATGCCAACTTTAGAATTATTTTTTCATTACAGAAATATTGATGTTAGTACGTTAAAAGAGTTAGTTTATCGATGGAAACCTGAAATTCTAAAAAAGATTAAAAAAAATAATATACATTCTGCTTTACATGACATTTATGCATCTATTTCAGAATTATCATTCTATAAAAAACATTTTATTCAAAATTAG